The Punica granatum isolate Tunisia-2019 chromosome 4, ASM765513v2, whole genome shotgun sequence genome has a window encoding:
- the LOC116204251 gene encoding uncharacterized protein At2g29880-like — protein MEGSSASVTSQVSKSGKRTWTLAEDAVLVSCMIDLRNMGTHNADTGFKSGYLLELEKMLLEKLSNCGIKVRPHIESRLKTLKREWAIVYDMMLNTSGFGWDSTRKMVTVEDDVWETYTHKEAAPFRMRSFPHFEELSMIYANDQATGKDAQAVEDILQELEIEHLTGVAEEADVNHSNPNESANGNANTPTSGDVSRAHQPPTDATSLNTMATEMKEACMMISKSVHSDIYQEKFLELSRALRNVDGLTSAQVRMAIQKFGNHLSYILLFFGIEPEYRLEMV, from the exons ATGGAAGGTAGTTCTGCTTCTGTTACTTCCCAGGTGAGCAAGAGTGGTAAAAGGACATGGACATTAGCTGAGGATGCAGTCCTCGTCTCTTGCATGATTGACCTACGGAATATGGGCACCCACAATGCTGACACAGGATTTAAGTCTGGCTACTTGCTAGAACTTGAGAAAATGCTATTGGAAAAGCTCTCGAATTGTGGTATCAAGGTGAGACCTCACATTGAATCTCGATTGAAGACACTGAAGAGGGAATGGGCTATCGTGTATGATATGATGCTTAATACAAGTGGCTTTGGATGGGACTCAACACGGAAGATGGTCACGGTGGAAGACGATGTCTGGGAGACTTAT ACTCACAAAGAAGCTGCTCCATTTAGAATGAGAAGTTTTCCCCATTTCGAAGAATTATCTATGATATATGCGAATGATCAAGCTACTGGAAAAGATGCTCAAGCTGTTGAAGATATTCTGCAAGAGCTCGAGATTGAGCATTTAACTGGAGTAGCCGAAGAAGCGGATGTGAATCATTCAAACCCAAATGAATCTGCCAATGGCAATGCCAATACCCCTACATCGGGAGATGTTTCGCGTGCTCATCAACCACCTACAGATGCAACG AGCTTGAATACAATGGCAACCGAAATGAAAGAAGCTTGCATGATGATCTCAAAGAGTGTTCACTCGGACATTTATCAAGAGAAGTTCCTTGAACTTTCGAGAGCTCTTCGTAATGTTGATGGTCTGACTTCAGCACAAGTTCGCATGGCTATTCAAAAGTTCGGTAACCATCTGAGTTATATTCTACTTTTCTTTGGTATCGAGCCAGAATATCGCTTAGAAATGGTGTAG